A window of Exiguobacterium sp. FSL W8-0210 contains these coding sequences:
- the rpmF gene encoding 50S ribosomal protein L32, giving the protein MAVPFRRTSKTRKRLRRTHFKLRVPGMVECPNCGEMKLSHRVCKACGSYKGKEIVSK; this is encoded by the coding sequence ATGGCAGTACCATTCCGCAGAACGTCGAAAACACGCAAACGTCTTCGCCGTACTCATTTCAAACTCCGTGTACCAGGTATGGTCGAGTGCCCAAACTGTGGTGAAATGAAACTTTCACACCGCGTTTGTAAAGCATGTGGCTCGTACAAAGGTAAAGAAATCGTCAGCAAATAA
- a CDS encoding YceD family protein has protein sequence MKWSLMQLNKLRNLGQLQVNETIELNELVALHPDIRAVQPVHVRANASFTSNQLIFNLRITGEMTLPDARTLNDVAYPFEIESIEPFLLEVDAVSNEADDINVPIGNTVDLRPLVQELILLHVPVQVHGDDEENQLVEGEGWTILSEEDPEETEPKIDPRLAGLAQFFKKDQDS, from the coding sequence ATGAAATGGTCCCTGATGCAATTGAATAAATTGCGCAATCTGGGTCAACTTCAGGTTAACGAGACGATCGAGCTCAATGAGCTAGTCGCCCTCCATCCGGATATCCGGGCGGTGCAACCTGTGCACGTTCGTGCAAATGCATCGTTTACATCGAATCAATTAATATTCAATCTTCGGATTACCGGCGAAATGACGCTTCCGGATGCCCGGACGCTAAATGACGTCGCTTATCCATTCGAGATTGAATCCATCGAGCCATTCCTGCTCGAGGTCGATGCTGTTTCGAACGAAGCAGATGACATCAACGTGCCGATCGGGAATACGGTCGATCTTCGACCGCTCGTGCAAGAATTGATTTTACTTCATGTGCCAGTGCAAGTGCATGGGGATGATGAAGAGAATCAGTTGGTTGAGGGGGAAGGCTGGACGATTCTTTCTGAAGAAGATCCAGAGGAAACCGAACCAAAAATCGATCCGCGACTCGCGGGTCTCGCTCAGTTCTTTAAAAAAGATCAGGATTCCTGA
- a CDS encoding tRNA(Met) cytidine acetate ligase translates to MRMTAIISEYNPFHNGHYYQATTARRETDADVIVAIMSGTFMQRGEPAFTDKWTRAQAAVASGAIDLVLELPFYFAVQRADRFALGGVTIAETIGCQSLSFGSECGDIEPFLHAAAEQIEETPAYKQALHDGLASGLSSAHAASQAFRSVSRTLDLTQPNNTLGYYYARAANTLSLHTTKRIGSGYHDLSTGDIMSATAIRAHHQTHGQLLALPEQTEDVLANASFANFSHYYPWIRQRLLTTPVPELMRIAGIDASLAPRLIEGAKQATTFETFLNHVKTRRYTRTSLQRALIYLLTSTTAEEVARIDYDHIDFVRPLAFSERGRQALKTIKTRTTVFSTFTSHPWLTKESQVTAAYALPLARYDALLEHRRFPYFAGSSSK, encoded by the coding sequence ATGAGGATGACAGCTATCATTTCAGAGTACAATCCGTTTCATAACGGACACTATTATCAAGCGACGACAGCACGACGGGAAACGGATGCCGACGTCATCGTCGCCATCATGAGCGGGACGTTCATGCAGCGTGGTGAGCCCGCCTTTACGGATAAATGGACACGTGCTCAGGCAGCCGTCGCGAGCGGTGCCATCGATCTCGTTCTTGAACTTCCCTTCTATTTTGCTGTCCAGCGTGCTGATCGCTTTGCACTCGGTGGTGTAACGATTGCCGAGACAATCGGCTGTCAGTCGCTTTCGTTTGGAAGCGAGTGCGGAGATATCGAACCTTTTCTCCATGCAGCAGCGGAACAGATCGAAGAGACACCTGCATACAAGCAAGCGTTACACGATGGTTTGGCATCTGGTCTCTCTTCTGCTCACGCCGCCAGTCAAGCATTCAGGAGCGTCTCACGGACGCTTGATTTGACACAACCGAACAATACGCTTGGCTATTATTACGCTCGCGCCGCAAATACCCTATCGCTTCACACGACGAAACGGATTGGAAGTGGCTACCACGACTTATCCACCGGGGACATCATGAGCGCCACCGCGATACGCGCCCATCATCAAACGCACGGTCAGCTGCTCGCACTTCCTGAACAAACCGAAGACGTCTTAGCAAACGCCTCTTTCGCCAACTTTTCGCACTATTATCCGTGGATTCGACAACGTCTACTAACGACTCCAGTACCCGAGTTGATGCGAATCGCTGGGATCGACGCTTCGTTAGCACCACGACTCATCGAAGGGGCGAAACAAGCAACAACATTCGAGACCTTTCTGAATCACGTCAAAACACGCCGTTATACGCGGACGAGCCTGCAACGTGCCCTGATCTATCTGTTGACCTCAACGACAGCAGAGGAGGTCGCACGGATTGATTACGACCATATTGATTTCGTTCGTCCCCTCGCCTTTTCAGAACGAGGACGACAGGCACTCAAAACCATCAAAACGCGGACTACCGTCTTCAGTACCTTCACGAGTCATCCTTGGCTAACGAAAGAAAGCCAAGTGACAGCTGCATACGCACTGCCCTTGGCTCGCTACGACGCGTTGCTCGAACACCGTCGTTTTCCTTATTTCGCTGGAAGTTCTTCTAAATAA
- a CDS encoding SepM family pheromone-processing serine protease, whose amino-acid sequence MKAWKPALAAIIAALIVFFVPLPYFISYPGDATSTEDLIDVSGGDKEPGDLMMLTIAQRRATPYFLIESLFLPFSETSSVSDYLYDGESDAQYETRQKLYMEEAQHNATIEAYELADQKVDVDFEGVYVSGVIPGGPAEGKLKAGDRITSVDGKPITSFEGFMKTIQVKKAKTAVPIQFTRKSEDKKTTIRVDQLSKEVKRVGLGIYEPLPISNVTTDPEIAFQVEGVGGPSAGMMFTLEIYDQLTPGDLAKGHKIAGTGTIEEGGKVGPIGGAWQKVVAADEAGAEIMFVPAGENYKEAKPSIKKLGTNMKLVPIKTVEDAIDYLEELPAK is encoded by the coding sequence ATGAAAGCTTGGAAACCTGCCTTAGCAGCAATCATCGCTGCCTTGATCGTATTTTTCGTACCGCTTCCCTATTTCATCTCCTATCCGGGTGACGCGACGTCGACGGAAGATTTGATCGATGTGTCTGGAGGCGACAAGGAACCGGGAGATTTGATGATGCTGACGATCGCACAACGCCGGGCCACGCCTTACTTTCTCATTGAAAGCTTATTTCTACCGTTCTCCGAAACATCGAGTGTAAGTGATTATCTGTACGACGGCGAGTCGGACGCGCAGTATGAAACGCGTCAGAAGCTGTATATGGAAGAAGCGCAACATAACGCAACGATCGAAGCGTATGAATTGGCGGATCAAAAGGTCGATGTCGATTTCGAAGGGGTCTACGTCTCCGGCGTCATTCCCGGTGGTCCAGCCGAGGGGAAACTGAAGGCAGGGGATCGGATTACAAGTGTTGACGGAAAACCGATTACGTCATTTGAAGGTTTCATGAAGACGATTCAAGTGAAAAAAGCCAAAACAGCTGTTCCGATTCAGTTCACGCGTAAATCGGAAGACAAGAAGACGACGATTCGAGTGGATCAGTTATCTAAAGAGGTCAAGCGAGTCGGACTAGGTATTTACGAACCGCTTCCGATCTCAAACGTGACGACGGATCCTGAGATTGCGTTTCAGGTCGAAGGTGTCGGTGGACCATCTGCTGGAATGATGTTCACCCTTGAAATTTATGATCAATTGACGCCGGGGGATTTGGCGAAAGGGCATAAAATCGCCGGCACGGGAACGATTGAAGAAGGCGGCAAGGTGGGACCGATTGGCGGAGCATGGCAAAAGGTCGTCGCTGCTGACGAGGCAGGAGCAGAAATCATGTTCGTGCCAGCAGGAGAGAACTACAAAGAAGCAAAACCATCCATCAAAAAACTCGGAACGAACATGAAGCTCGTTCCGATCAAGACAGTCGAAGATGCGATTGATTATTTAGAAGAACTTCCAGCGAAATAA
- the coaD gene encoding pantetheine-phosphate adenylyltransferase → MKRIAICPGSFDPITNGHLDIIERAVPIFDEIIVAVLNNSSKQPLFSVQERMELIADVTSHLPQIKVDSFNGLLVDYAAEVGATAIVRGLRAVSDFEYEMQVASINKKMNDQIETLFMMTNNQYSFLSSSIVKEAAKYGASVADLVPPSVEEALRQKYTKGEL, encoded by the coding sequence ATGAAACGAATCGCCATTTGCCCAGGTAGCTTTGATCCGATCACAAACGGACATTTAGACATCATCGAGCGTGCCGTTCCGATTTTTGATGAGATCATCGTTGCCGTACTGAATAATTCTTCGAAGCAACCACTCTTTTCTGTCCAGGAACGAATGGAGTTAATTGCCGATGTGACATCGCACCTACCTCAAATCAAGGTGGATTCCTTTAATGGTCTACTGGTCGATTATGCGGCGGAAGTCGGAGCAACCGCGATTGTACGCGGTCTACGAGCAGTTTCGGACTTTGAATACGAAATGCAAGTCGCTTCCATCAACAAGAAGATGAATGATCAAATCGAGACACTATTCATGATGACGAATAATCAGTATTCCTTCTTGAGTTCTTCGATCGTTAAAGAAGCTGCCAAATATGGTGCTTCCGTTGCCGATCTCGTACCGCCTTCTGTCGAAGAAGCACTACGTCAGAAATATACGAAAGGAGAACTGTGA
- the rsmD gene encoding 16S rRNA (guanine(966)-N(2))-methyltransferase RsmD, which yields MKEMRVISGERKGTRLKAVPGDQTRPTTDKVKESLFNVIGPYFNGGRALDLFAGSGGLGIESLSRGCDEAVFVDQHHKAIQTIQDNLRTTRYTDQARVLKKDVAIALTELASEEPFKLIYLDPPYAKERLTEHVTYIEQHDMLTDNGVIVCEHDSAVELPDQIGRLEVVRRLRYSAVISITLYEFMEAEEDHE from the coding sequence ATGAAGGAAATGCGAGTCATTTCAGGGGAACGGAAAGGTACACGATTAAAAGCAGTGCCAGGGGATCAAACACGACCGACGACGGATAAGGTAAAAGAATCCTTATTCAACGTCATCGGTCCTTATTTCAACGGAGGACGAGCACTGGATCTGTTTGCGGGGAGCGGTGGTCTTGGGATTGAATCTCTTTCAAGAGGATGCGATGAGGCGGTGTTCGTCGACCAACACCATAAAGCGATCCAAACGATCCAAGATAATTTACGAACGACGCGCTATACGGACCAAGCACGTGTTTTAAAAAAAGATGTAGCGATCGCTTTAACGGAACTCGCATCTGAAGAGCCGTTTAAATTGATTTATCTAGACCCTCCCTATGCAAAAGAGCGATTGACGGAACATGTCACGTACATAGAGCAACACGATATGCTGACGGACAACGGTGTCATCGTCTGTGAACATGACTCAGCGGTTGAATTGCCGGACCAAATCGGACGACTAGAAGTCGTGCGTCGACTTCGTTATTCCGCTGTCATCTCGATTACATTGTACGAATTCATGGAAGCGGAGGAAGACCACGAATGA
- a CDS encoding YlbG family protein, with translation MIKERVGLIVYVNAMKASRQLRRYGNVYFTSKRERYVHLYVDLDQHEQVMEVISTLPFVESIKRSERPFITETFANKKGKMPEEA, from the coding sequence GTGATCAAGGAACGAGTGGGACTCATCGTCTATGTCAATGCGATGAAAGCATCCCGTCAATTACGCCGTTACGGGAACGTCTACTTTACGTCTAAACGTGAACGATACGTTCATCTGTATGTCGATTTAGATCAGCATGAACAGGTGATGGAAGTCATTTCGACTCTCCCGTTCGTCGAATCGATTAAACGTTCAGAACGACCGTTCATCACGGAGACGTTCGCGAACAAAAAAGGTAAAATGCCAGAAGAAGCATAA